The Pseudomonadota bacterium genomic interval CGTCGTATGGCAGGATAAAATGGTCAATGGCATGCTGAAGTCATTTATGAGCAGCTTTGTCGTGGTCTTCATAATGATGGCTTTTCTTTTCCGTTCCCCGCTCTGGGGCCTGCTTGCCATGGTTCCGCTTTCCGTCACCATCGCGTTTATTTACGGAATTATCGGCATTATTGGAAAAGACTATGACATGCCGGTTGCGGTGCTTTCGTCGCTTACTCTGGGGCTGGCGGTTGACTTTGCAATCCATTTCCTTGAACGATCAAGGATGGTTTATAAAAAAACCGGCTCATGGAAAGCTGCAATCGAGGAGATGTTTGAAGAACCTGCCCGGGCGATCACCAGGAATGTAATCGTCATCGCCATCGGTTTCACCCCGCTCCTTGCGGCGCCGCTGGTTCCATACCAAACCGTTGGGGTTTTCCTGGCCAGCATAATGGCGGTGTCCGGTGTTGCCACGATGATCATCCTGCCCGCTCTGGTGGCGACATTTGAACCCTGGCTGTTTAAAAAAAGTAACAAGTGACAAAATTTAACCACGAAGATCTCCGCGATCACCGATTTTCTTGAAAACGTTAGAGGAGTTTAATCATGAAAAAGATAGCCGCTATAATACTGGGAATTATCCTTTCAGCAGCCCTGTTATCCTCCCAGGGATTTGCAGAACAAGCCCTTTCTGTTGATGAAATCGTCAACAGAGCAAACCTTGCCGCATATTACGCCGGGAATGACGGACGTTCGGAAGTATCAATGACGATTACCGACTCCCAGGGAAGAATTAGAAACCGCGAATTCGTCATCCTCAGACGAGATGTCGCAGATGGCGGCGACCAGCAATTCTATGTCTATTTCCAGAAACCCAGCGATGTCCGGAAAATGGTCTTCATGGTCCACAAACATATAGACAAGGACGACGACCGCTGGTTGTATCTACCGGCCCTCGACCTGGTAAAACGCATTGCTGCCGCGGACAAGCGAACCAGTTTTGTCGGCTCCCATTTTTTATACGAAGATGTATCCGGGCGATCGGCAACCGAAGACAACCACGAACTCATCGAAACCACAGACTCCTCATATGTTCTTAAAAATATCCCCAAAGATCTGAAAAGCGTAGAATTCAGTTCTTATACCGTCTGGATAGATAAAAAAACTTTTCTGCCGATGAAAGCCGAATACTTTGACAGCAACAACAAAAAATACCGCACCGTTGAAGCGCTCAAAACCGATACTATTCAGGGTCTCCCCACGGTTCTTTCTTCACGGGTGCAGGATCTGAATTCAGGCGGGAACACGGTTACGGAGTTCACCAAAATACAATATGATATCGGCCTGGCCGACAACATCTTCACGGAACGCTATCTCCGGCGCGCGCCCAGAGAAGTGAGATAACGGATCATGTATTATCGCCAAAACACATTAGTAGTCCTGACTGCCCTTTTATTCTTCATGCCCTTGCCGGTATTCGCGATGGGCGTGTCAACGGCACAGGACTATCTGTCTGATAAATATCAGATAGATTTCAATGGTTTTATCGAGGCCCGGGCCGGCGGCAGAATAGACAACACTGTCGATGAAAAGGATGCATCAATCGCCGAAACGCGTCTGCAGCTGGATTTCGGGAAAAATGCCACATGGGGAACCCTGAAATTGAAAGGCGATATTCTGGGCGATCTTGTAACCGAAGAGCTGACTGCTGAACTCCGGGAACTCAATGTTGTCTCCTCTCCCTTTGATACAGTGGATATCAAGGCAGGACGTCAGGTGCTTACCTGGGGAACCGGCGACCTGCTGTTTATCAATGACCTTTTCCCAAAAGACTGGGAGTCCTTCTTCATCGGCCGGGATGACGAGTATCTTAAAGCGCCCAGTGATGCGATCAAAACCAGCCTGTTTCTTGACGCCTTCAACCTTGACTTGGTTTATGTTCCGGTCTTTAACGGCTCTAAATATATCGATGGATCGCGCATTTCTTACTGGAACTCGATGCAGAGCAGAATTGCCGGACGCGACTTCATCTTTACCGACCAGGAAAGAAACCACTTTTCCCGGGACAGCGAATATGCCCTGCGGCTCTCGAAAAACCTCAATGGCACCGAACTTGCCCTTTATTTCTACAACGGCTTCTGGAATACTCCTGAGGGCGTTGATCCCCTTGCCATGGAACTCATCTATCCGCGCCTTTCCGTCTACGGTGCAAGCGCCAGGAAAGCCATATTGGGCGGAATCGGCAATACCGAAATCGGCTATTACGATTCACGACAGGACCCCGGCGGCGACGACCCGTTGATCCGCAACAGTGAAATCCGTTTTCTTGCCGGCTATGAAAGGGAGATTGCCAGAAACTTTTCCGGTGGCTTGCAGTATTATCTCGAGTACATGGAGGATTACGCGCAATATGAAAGCAGCATGCCGGCCGGTGCCCGGAAAAAAGATGAATACCGCCATTTAATCACCCTGCGCCTCACCAAACTGCTGATGAACCAGAATCTGCGCTTATCGGTTTTCACCTACTTTTCCCCATCTGACGAGGATGCCTATATTCGCCCCAAAGCAAATTATAAGCTTAACGATAACTGGTCAATCGAAGCCGGTGGCAACCTGTTCCGGGGAAAAAACGATCATACCTTCTGGGGACAGTTTGAGGACAACACCAATATCTATGCCGGGACCCGCCTGAGTTTTTAAGCACAACTCCCTATACTCTTTACCGTTTACTCGTCACTCATCACTATTTACTGACTTTAAAGGAGCTCAACATGATTGTTAACGACTGGATCCATTCTATTGCCGGATCATTTATTCTCATAAGCCTGGCCCTTGGCACCTGGGTCCATCCCTACTGGTATTTTTTCACAGCGTTTGTTGGTGCAAATCTTCTCCAATTCGGCTTTACAAAATTCTGCCCCATGGGCATCATCCTAAAAAAACTCGGCATACCTGAAACAAAATCTTCCTGCTGTGCATCCCCGAAAAACACCTGATCGGATATTTCAAAAAACGACACAGATCTGGGGGAGCAAAACATTTGATTACAACCTGGCCATTCTTTGTTAATTTGAGCTTTGAACCTTCTTTTTTGTAAAATACCCCCACCTCAAATTGGGAAACAAACATGCCGGACCAAAACACTCCCCTGAAGTCGGCCGACTACTCCGAAAGCCTGCTGGTTCATTTCAGACGCATCGAAAGCCTCCGCCAGGAAGCCCTGTCTTTTCCGGCAATCGACCTGAACCACCGCCAGCTCTGCGACCTGGAAATGCTGTTGAACCGAGCTTTTTATCCCCTTAGAGGCTTCATGAATAAAGGGGATTACGAAAATGTGCTTGCAAACATGCGCCTCGCCGATGGCACCCTCTGGCCCATGCCCATTTGCCTTGATATTGATGAAAAAACAGCCACGTCAATAAAGCCCGGCCAACAACTGGCGCTGAACGACCAGGAAGGATTCATGCTGGCGGTTCTCACCGTTGAAAGCATCTGGAGACCTGACAAAAAACTCGAGGCTGAAGCTGTTTTCGAAACCGATGATCCGGACAAACATTCCGGAGTCAGAAATCTTCTGGAGCAGACCGAATCCTGGTATGTGGGCGGCAGTCTGGAGGGACTCCATCTCCCCCTGCATTTTGATTTCAAGGAACTCCGCCTCACTCCTTCTGAAACGCACCGTTTCTTTTCACAAAGCGGCTGGCGGCAGGTTGTCGGCTTTCATACGGATAAATATCTTCATTGCGCTCACAAGGAAATGATCCTGCGCGCCGCCCGCGAAGCCGGGGCAAATATCCTCCTGCAACCGGTTGTCGGTTTGGGCCATCCAGGAAATCTTGATCATTATACCCATGTCCGTTGCTACCAGGAAATTGCCAAACAATTCCCCAAAAACATGATCCTTCTGGGCTTGCTTCCCCTGGCCAGCCGCATGGCCGGCCCCCGTGAAGCCCTCTGGCATGCAATAATCAAAAGAAACTATGGTTGCAGCCATATCATTATTGCCGAGGACCACGGCGATCCCAACGCCAACAACAAGAGCAACGGCCCCTTGTATACACGAGGATCGGCTCAGGAGCTTGTAAAGAAGTATGAGGAAGAAACCGGCATCATCATGGTGCCGCTCAGAAACATGGTCTATGTTGAGGATAAGGCCCAGTATGTCCTGGAGGATGAGGTACAGGAAGGCATGACCGTAAAGAATATCACCTCAACCGAACTCAAGCGCCGCCTGGAAAACGGCCTTGAGATTCCTGAATGGTTTTCTTTCCCCGGAGTGGTAAAAGAGCTGCGCTACGCCTTTCCGCCCCGCTCCAAACAGGGTTTTACAATCTTTATCACCGGCCTGTCCGGTGCAGGAAAGTCCACTATTGCCAAGGCCTTGATGGTGAAATTCCTGGAAATGCGCGATCGCCCGGTTACTCTGCTTGACGGCGATATTGTCAGAAAAAATCTTTCCAGCGAGCTCAACTTCTCCAAAGAACACCGGAATCTCAACATCACCAGAATCGGTTTCGTGGCAAGCGAAATCACCAAGAACGGCGGCATCGCCCTCTGTGCGCCCATCGCGCCCTATGAGGAATCACGACAGATAAGCCGGAAGATGATCAGCCAGTACGGCGGCTACATTGAAGTGTTCATGTCAACCCCCATGGAAGTCTGCGAGCAGCGCGACAGAAAAGGCCTTTACGCAAAAGCCCGGGCCGGAAAAATCAAGGGAGTCACCGGAGTCTCCGATCCGTATATCCCGCCCTCAAATCCTGAAATCACCATCGACACCTCGACAATGACCCCGGCCGAGGCAACCCAGGAAGTCCTGCTGTATCTTGAAGAACAGGGGTATATAAAATAGTGCTGAGTGCTGAGTGCTGAGTGCTGAGTGCTGAGTGCTGAGTGTTGAGTGCTGAGTGCTGAGTGCTGAGTGCTGAGTGCTGAGTGCTGAGTGAGGGGTGAGGGGTGAGGGGTGAGGGGTGAGGAAAAGTATTTTGACCGCGTGAGAAAGTCAATCAGCCTTGAGCTTTCAGCTCCTTCACAATTCTTTCCCCAATTGGCCTGAAGAATCCATAGGCATCATCAAGATTTTCACACCAGGGTATTCTTCCGAAGACTTTCACATCCCCTATTTCAACAATACTCCGCATATTATCTTCCACCAGGTGTTCATTTTCATCCGGCGAGGAATCGGAAAGAATCACTCCGGTTATGGGAATGTCCCTGTTTCGTAGTGCTTCAAGGGTCAACAGGGTGTGGTTCAACGTTCCAAGGCCGCTTCTGGCCACAACAAGTGTCCGGAACTTACACCCTGAGATAAGATCGGCAAGGAGCAGATCGCGCCGTAACGGCACAAGCACACCACCGACGCCCTCAAGGAGGACAATCTCGTACTTTAACGCCAAACTCCTGGTGCAGTCTATAAGTACCGCAGAATCAATGGCCCGTTTATCTGTTTCCGCAGCAAGATGCGGCGAAGCAGGCAGGGAGAACCTGTATGGTGAGAGTTCGTCAAGATTGATTGATTCTTTATTAATCCCGGCAAAATCAAGACACCGGAACAGATCTCCAGAAATCTCGGCACTTCCGGTGCTCACCCATTTCTGATAGCAGGCATCAATGCCTTTTTCCCGGAAAAACCGCAGCAGCAAGGCGCAAACAAAGGTCTTTCCCACATCCGTGTCCGTGCCGGTGATGAATATAACGTTATGTGTTTTGTTAATCGTATTCATTCGTTACCAAAAAACATCTGCTCAAAGCTGAAAGCTCAAGGTTCAAGAAAAAAACGAACTTGTGAAACGAGATGTGTTAATTTCCTTTCCGCTTTGACCTTTCAACTTCCATCTGTTCGCTTTCAGCTCTGCCCCTTGACCTTTAAGCTGTCCTTTCCAGCTTTTGCCTTTCAGCCTTGAGCTTTGAGCCATCTGTCATCAGCCTTCAGCTAAAACCTTTCACCTTCTCGCCACAATATAAATAATCTCATAACTCATACAATACCCCCCATACTGCTCTGTAAACCATGCATCAAGAGCAGCCAGCCTTTTTCTTGTCAGAACCAGAGGCGCCGACGCCTGCCAGCCGCCGGTTCCGGTCATTTTAATATGGGCCATGAGATCCAGAAACGAACTGTATTGCTTCCTGACAAATTCACTTTCAACTGATACGGTCTGGAAATGTGGCTCAAAAAAAATTTCCAGTTCGTTCTTTCCGTGAAATTTCCTGGCCGGTAGATCAACATCGCGATTCATAATTGCTGAAAGCCCCTTGCTCACTTCCTCAAGGGATCGAGGTCCAAAAAAAGAGCCGGTAAAGCTGCCGCCCGGTTGCAGAATCCTGCTGATGCCTTCTACTGCCTGCCTGGTATCATCGAACCACTGCATGGTGGCATTGGAGGTTACAAAATCAAACTTTTTTCCTGTCTGCCTCAGGAAACGCTCCCCGTCCTCGCAGAGAAACTTGACGCGCGCCTTGCCGGAACATTTCTTTCGAGCTTGAGCAATCATCGCTTCTGAAAAATCAAGCCCGGTAATATCTGCCACAGGAAATTTTTCTGCCAGCATCAATGTATAATTTCCAGTACCGCAGCCGATTTCCAAAACCGTCTTAACAGTGGACGATTGTTGAAACTTTGTGTTCAATTGAAGAGCAACATCATTCTGGACCCGGGAATATAAATCATAGGTGCCAGCCGCTTTGGAAAATCCTGCCTTGATTTTTTCTTTTTTGGATGAAGGAGACACAGAAAGAAGTTTGCTAAACTGCTCTGCCAAAAAAACCGGATGCCCGCAATGTTCAACGATCTCAGTGCGACATCCTGGAAAGCCCGGCATCTGTTCAACCGGGGCGATGATATCCTTTTTGCCATGGAGCAGAATCGTCTCGACCCCCTGCACAGGAATAACTTCATCTTTATGGAGATAATCCATCCCCATGGCAAGGAGTTCTGGGTCAATCTTCGCCAGAAGCTTTTCTTGATGAATAGTTTGAAATTTCCTGTAAGCGTCCTTATGACCTAAAAAACATTTCCGGTAAAATGATCTCAGAAAAACCTGATAGTCTTCAGCAAGTCCGGCCTTGATATCCTCAACCTCCTGGAGCGGCCAACTTTTTCGCAATGACAACAAAATAAGTTTTGAAACCCTTTCAGGATAAACCTTGGCAAAATCAAGGGCAAGATTCGCGCCCATGGACCAGCCTGCAAGAATAATGCGGTCAATCTTCTCTGAATCGAGAAATTCCT includes:
- a CDS encoding bifunctional sulfate adenylyltransferase/adenylylsulfate kinase, giving the protein MPDQNTPLKSADYSESLLVHFRRIESLRQEALSFPAIDLNHRQLCDLEMLLNRAFYPLRGFMNKGDYENVLANMRLADGTLWPMPICLDIDEKTATSIKPGQQLALNDQEGFMLAVLTVESIWRPDKKLEAEAVFETDDPDKHSGVRNLLEQTESWYVGGSLEGLHLPLHFDFKELRLTPSETHRFFSQSGWRQVVGFHTDKYLHCAHKEMILRAAREAGANILLQPVVGLGHPGNLDHYTHVRCYQEIAKQFPKNMILLGLLPLASRMAGPREALWHAIIKRNYGCSHIIIAEDHGDPNANNKSNGPLYTRGSAQELVKKYEEETGIIMVPLRNMVYVEDKAQYVLEDEVQEGMTVKNITSTELKRRLENGLEIPEWFSFPGVVKELRYAFPPRSKQGFTIFITGLSGAGKSTIAKALMVKFLEMRDRPVTLLDGDIVRKNLSSELNFSKEHRNLNITRIGFVASEITKNGGIALCAPIAPYEESRQISRKMISQYGGYIEVFMSTPMEVCEQRDRKGLYAKARAGKIKGVTGVSDPYIPPSNPEITIDTSTMTPAEATQEVLLYLEEQGYIK
- a CDS encoding alpha/beta fold hydrolase codes for the protein MKETVQHKFSRTGPENFSGLPVFFIPGWGFTFESVGLAGQENSFYHPEIFVDPTSFVSDLQEFLDSEKIDRIILAGWSMGANLALDFAKVYPERVSKLILLSLRKSWPLQEVEDIKAGLAEDYQVFLRSFYRKCFLGHKDAYRKFQTIHQEKLLAKIDPELLAMGMDYLHKDEVIPVQGVETILLHGKKDIIAPVEQMPGFPGCRTEIVEHCGHPVFLAEQFSKLLSVSPSSKKEKIKAGFSKAAGTYDLYSRVQNDVALQLNTKFQQSSTVKTVLEIGCGTGNYTLMLAEKFPVADITGLDFSEAMIAQARKKCSGKARVKFLCEDGERFLRQTGKKFDFVTSNATMQWFDDTRQAVEGISRILQPGGSFTGSFFGPRSLEEVSKGLSAIMNRDVDLPARKFHGKNELEIFFEPHFQTVSVESEFVRKQYSSFLDLMAHIKMTGTGGWQASAPLVLTRKRLAALDAWFTEQYGGYCMSYEIIYIVARR
- a CDS encoding DUF2892 domain-containing protein, translated to MIVNDWIHSIAGSFILISLALGTWVHPYWYFFTAFVGANLLQFGFTKFCPMGIILKKLGIPETKSSCCASPKNT
- a CDS encoding outer membrane lipoprotein-sorting protein; protein product: MKKIAAIILGIILSAALLSSQGFAEQALSVDEIVNRANLAAYYAGNDGRSEVSMTITDSQGRIRNREFVILRRDVADGGDQQFYVYFQKPSDVRKMVFMVHKHIDKDDDRWLYLPALDLVKRIAAADKRTSFVGSHFLYEDVSGRSATEDNHELIETTDSSYVLKNIPKDLKSVEFSSYTVWIDKKTFLPMKAEYFDSNNKKYRTVEALKTDTIQGLPTVLSSRVQDLNSGGNTVTEFTKIQYDIGLADNIFTERYLRRAPREVR
- the bioD gene encoding dethiobiotin synthase, with product MNTINKTHNVIFITGTDTDVGKTFVCALLLRFFREKGIDACYQKWVSTGSAEISGDLFRCLDFAGINKESINLDELSPYRFSLPASPHLAAETDKRAIDSAVLIDCTRSLALKYEIVLLEGVGGVLVPLRRDLLLADLISGCKFRTLVVARSGLGTLNHTLLTLEALRNRDIPITGVILSDSSPDENEHLVEDNMRSIVEIGDVKVFGRIPWCENLDDAYGFFRPIGERIVKELKAQG